The following proteins are encoded in a genomic region of Tigriopus californicus strain San Diego chromosome 6, Tcal_SD_v2.1, whole genome shotgun sequence:
- the LOC131881938 gene encoding vigilin-like, with translation MDPATQSVTVAPEVDHPQPTASPIVNGGTNGQDEALAHESPAVEASSAGDAPAETHQAPKSYDDLFPSLPAAAPVTSAGSNPIGEWNRKPKLASSTVTQVFRIPEEERRDAASSGFGADDSYKQLKTVMDKTGAKIEMSSSRDQSLTFVITGKQEVVLRARRELLREFQTQANQAITIPKEHHRFILGKGGVKLQDLETKTATKITIPKQSESVNAITISGTKEGIEKALHEIRTISDEQSKQAYEVLSIAKTYHPFINGPNGEMARKIIGDRPNVRINIPPLSVMKDEISIAGEKDGVLAVKEQIEKMYKDMQRKFTEVSVEVKKSQHKYIIGPKGNSINEILTETGVFVEMPSSESTSETITLRGPQDKLGPALTKVYEKASSVVSYDVHCPNWLHKYIIGKKGSSIQKLTNELTKVHVEFVEAGDKIKVEGPPDEVERAREALESQAKELVEKTSFAEIIVDAKYHKHIIGKGGSTVNKIKQETDVMINIPDSELGVNKIRIEGNKEGVKKAKSELESLVSKMENEREKDMIIPSRFHRQLIGPKGESIQKLREDFPNVQISFPDVGSKSEIVKLRGPKDDVEKCSKTMTKSIRDLEESNYQVKVPIFKQFHKFIVGKGGATIRKIRTETDTRIDLPESGSESDMIAITGKKANVEKAQKELQQIQSEMANVVSVDIEVPSKIHNTMIGSGGKLIQSVMDDCGGVSIKFPPSNTNSDKVTIRGPKDDVEKAKKMLLEMANEKQLSSMSAEVRAKPEHHKFLIGRNGANVQSIRDKTGARIIFPNEKDTDRELITILGTKEAVAGAKQELEARIKGLDNVVEEVMTVDPKHHKHFVSRRGEVLRQIGDEFGGVIVSFPRSGVESDKVTLKGAKNCVEGAKTRIEEIVNDLNNQVTIECPIEQQHHRTIMGTRGSKIQSICADHNVQIKIPERNPVQNGAANGEEVNVNIIKISGQRENCEAAVEVLQALVPVDEEFEVPFEFHRYIIGAKGVKVRQLMDRFDVNIKVPPSEDQSNIIIINGPAKNIAKARVALEERVVELEKEKADRAAKSFEVRVEVNPEYHPKIIGRRGAAITQLREDFDVNVQLPKKGDPEENIITITGYEADAIKAKEAIMKVVNDLESLTKEEVSIDRRIHSMIIGRRGATIRKIMQDYNVDIKLPRDGDSDPDLVVIMGGEDAVLDCKDHLLNLAEEYMQEVQDKQWMEDYMKPASKENEGGPKKTNSKGFEVKGAPWQGASDEAFPTLGGGGMGAAQSSTPVWGPRR, from the exons ATGGACCCCGCCACTCAAAGTGTAACTGTCGCTCCCGAAGTCGACCACCCGCAGCCAACCGCCTCTCCCATTGTGAACGGTGGCACCAACGGCCAAGACGAGGCGCTCGCCCACGAGAGTCCCGCCGTTGAGGCGTCCTCTGCGGGCGACGCTCCCGCGGAGACGCACCAAGCGCCCAAATCCTACGATGACCTGTTCCCGTCCTTGCCGGCTGCCGCACCCGTCACTTCTGCCGGGAGCAACCCCATCGGCGAGTGGAACCGCAAGCCCAAGTTGGCGTCTTCGACGGTGACTCAGGTGTTCCGGATTCCGGAGGAAGAGCGACGCGATGCGGCGAGTAGCGGGTTCGGGGCTGATGATTCCTACAAGCAGTTGAAGACGGTGATGGACAAGACCGGCGCCAAGATCGAGATGAGCTCGAGCCGCGACCAATCCCTGACCTTCGTCATCACGGGCAAGCAAGAAGTGGTCTTGCGCGCCCGCCGTGAGCTGCTCCGTGAATTTCAG ACCCAGGCCAACCAGGCCATCACTATCCCGAAAGAACACCATCGCTTCATCCTCGGCAAGGGCGGCGTGAAACTTCAAgatttggaaacgaaaaccgcCACGAAGATCACCATTCCCAAGCAGAGCGAGAGCGTCAACGCCATCACCATCTCCGGCACCAAGGAAGGCATCGAGAAGGCCCTCCACGAGATCCGAACCATTTCGGACGAGCAGTCCAAGCAGGCCTACGAGGTCCTGAGCATCGCCAAGACCTACCACCCCTTCATCAACGGACCCAATGGAGAGATGGCCAGGAAGATCATCGGGGACCGACCCAATGTGCGGATCAATATCCCTCCGTTGAGCGTGATGAAGGACGAGATCTCGATTGCAGGCGAGAAGGACGGCGTTTTGGCCGTGAAGGAGCAAATCGAGAAGATGTACAAGGACATG CAACGAAAGTTCACGGAAGTGAGTGTGGAGGTGAAGAAATCCCAGCACAAATACATCATCGGACCCAAGGGAAACTCGATCAACGAGATCCTCACCGAAACCGGCGTCTTCGTGGAGATGCCTAGCTCCGAATCCACAAGTGAAACCATCACTCTCCGTGGACCCCAAGACAAACTTGGACCAG CATTGACCAAGGTCTACGAGAAGGCCAGCTCGGTTGTGAGTTACGATGTGCATTGCCCGAATTGGTTGCACAAATACATCATCGGCAAGAAAGGAAGCTCAATCCAAAAACTCACCAACGAATTGACCAAG GTGCACGTGGAATTTGTCGAAGCAGGAGACAAGATCAAGGTCGAGGGTCCGCCCGATGAAGTCGAGCGCGCTCGTGAAGCCCTCGAAAGTCAGGCCAAGGAATTGGTCGAAAAGACTTCGTTTGCGGAAATCATCGTGGACGCCAAATATCACAAACATATCATCGGAAAAGGAGGCTCCACCG TGAACAAGATCAAACAAGAAACCGATGTCATGATCAACATTCCCGACAGCGAGCTTGGTGTGAACAAGATTCGCATTGAAGGCAACAAGGAAGGCGTGAAGAAGGCTAAAAGT gAATTGGAGTCTTTGGTgtccaaaatggaaaatgagcGCGAAAAGGACATGATCATTCCGAGTCGCTTCCATCGACAACTCATCGGTCCCAAGGGAGAATCTATTCAGAAGCTTCGCGAGGATTTTCCCAACGTGCAAATCTCGTTTCCCGATGTTGGCTCGAAATCCGAGATCGTCAAGCTTCGTGGACCCAAAGATGATGTGGAGAAGTGCTCCAAGACCATGACCAAGTCCATTCGAGACCTCGAGGAGAGCAACTATCAGGTCAAGGTGCCGATCTTCAAGCAGTTCCACAAGTTCATCGTCGGCAAAGGAGGCGCGACCATCCGCAAGATCCGAACCGAAACCGACACCCGGATCGATCTACCGGAATCCGGCTCCGAAAGCGATATGATTGCCATCACCGGAAAGAAAGCCAATGTGGAGAAAGcccaaaaggagttgcaaCAGATTCAGAGCGAAATGGCCAATGTGGTGTCCGTGGATATCGAGGTCCCGTCCAAGATCCACAACACCATGATTGGATCCGGAGGCAAGCTCATCCAATCCGTGATGGACGATTGCGGCGGAGTCAGCATCAAGTTCCCCCCGTCCAACACGAATTCCGACAAG GTGACGATTCGAGGCCCCAAGGATGACgtggaaaaggccaagaagatgCTTTTGGAGATGGCCAATGAGAAGCAGTTGTCGAGCATGTCGGCCGAGGTTCGGGCCAAACCTGAGCATCACAAGTTCCTGATCGGTCGGAATGGCGCCAATGTCCAAAGTATCCGCGACAAAACCGGCGCGCGAATCATCTTTCCTAATGAGAAGGATACGGATCGCGAACTCATCACTATTCTCGGCACCAAGGAAGCTGTGGCGGGTGCCAAACAAGAACTGGAGGCCAGGATCAAGGGATTG GACAATGTGGTTGAAGAAGTCATGACGGTGGATCCCAAACATCACAAGCACTTTGTGTCTCGACGTGGTGAGGTACTTAGACAGATTGGCGATGAATTCGGAGGCGTGATCGTGTCTTTCCCGAGATCCGGCGTCGAAAGTGACAAG GTGACCTTGAAGGGTGCCAAGAATTGTGTGGAAGGTGCCAAGACCCGAATTGAAGAGATTGTCAACGACTTGAACAACCAAGTGACCATCGAGTGTCCCATCGAGCAGCAACATCACAGGACCATCATGGGCACACGTGGATCCAAGATCCAAAGCATCTGCGCCGATCACAACGTCCAAATCAAGATCCCCGAAAGGAACCCCGTTCAAAACGGAGCTGCCAACGGTGAAGAAGTCAACGTGAACATCATCAAGATCAGTGGCCAACGAGAGAACTGTGAGGCCGCCGTTGAGGTCTTACAAGCCCTCGTGCCCGTGGACGAGGAGTTTGAGGTTCCATTCGAGTTCCACCGCTACATCATCGGTGCCAAAGGCGTGAAAGTCCGCCAACTGATGGACCGCTTCGACGTAAACATCAAGGTCCCGCCCTCAGAGGATCAatccaacatcatcatcatcaacggGCCAGCCAAGAACATCGCCAAGGCGCGCGTTGCTCTGGAAGAGCGCGTGGTGGAattggagaaggagaaggctGACCGTGCCGCTAAATCCTTCGAAGTGAGGGTCGAGGTCAATCCCGAATATCATCCCAAGATTATTGGGCGACGTGGAGCGGCCATCACTCAACTTCGCGAGGACTTTGATGTGAATGTCCAGTTGCCCAAGAAAGGCGACCCCGAGGAGaacatcatcaccatcacggGCTACGAGGCTGACgccatcaaggccaaagaggCCATCATGAAGGTGGTCAATGACTTGGAGTCCTTGACAAAGGAGGAGGTCAGCATCGACCGACGGATCCATTCTATGATTATTGGCCGTCGAGGAGCAACCATTCGCAAGATCATGCAAGATTACAACGTTGACATTAAATTACCCCGCGACGGAGATAGTGATCCGGATCTAGTGGTGATTATGGGCGGGGAGGATGCCGTGTTGGATTGCAAGGACCACCTGCTTAATCTGGCTGAGGAGTACATGCAAGAGGTGCAGGACAAGCAATGGATGGAGGATTACATGAAACCCGCCAGTAAGGAGAATGAAGGCGGACCTAAGAAGACCAACTCCAAGGGCTTCGAAGTCA
- the LOC131882020 gene encoding general transcription factor IIE subunit 1-like translates to MSGPSNGNVPPGSGSTGSTSTESPLMTEVPSSLKQLARLVVRGFYGMEDALIIDMLVRFPCLREEDLAELLKFDKKMLRAKISLLRVDKFVQTKQRIETDEEGKVVKMNCYFINYKVFVNIVKYKLDHMHKKMETSERDATNRSSFICKRCTKTFTDLEADRLFDPQTFGMRCTYCSGEVEEDESAGPKSDSRLLLAKFNEQMEKLYDILKAVETIRLAPVVLEPEPAEINQKGKTKNNTSNAPADGEGKWSGEASRGGGFRTEDQHVNITFGDNAQDNREAAKEVPIWITESTVNRDEDTRTSLLGNVLDDDSNSNLPGVSSNPGVSEDQSDEITSLLLRHEKRNAQPAFVPPGSDSDKSDESDFEDVSKLEQAANPNNEEVEMMSDEDDGELPTVRIGNDEVTVTDVTEELIAKMTAEEKERYTQVFQDFYSHMYE, encoded by the exons ATGTCAGGTCCTTCTAATGGGAATGTGCCTCCCGGCTCCGGCTCCACGGGTAGTACCAGTACAGAATCGCCGTTAATGACGGAAGTGCCCTCTTCGTTGAAGCAATTGGCACGTTTGGTGGTGAGAGGCTTCTACGGCATGGAAGACGCCCTCATCATCGACATGTTAGTGCGATTCCCTTGCTTGAGAGAGGAGGACTTGGCCGAATTGCTCAAATTCGATAAGAAGATGCTTAGAGCCAAGATCTCACTCCTCAGAGTTGATAAATTTGTTCAG ACCAAACAAAGGATCGAGACAGATGAAGAGGGTaaagtggtcaaaatgaattgctaTTTCATTAACTATAAGGTGTTCGTGAATATCGTCAAGTACAAGTTGGATCACATGCATAAAAAGATGGAGACCTCGGAGCGCGACGCCACCAATCGATCCAGTTTTATCTGCAAAAGATGCACCAAAACATTCACAGATCTCGAGGCCGATCGGCTTTTTGACCCTCAGACATTCGGCATGAG ATGCACGTATTGTTCCGGCGAAGTGGAAGAGGATGAATCGGCCGGGCCCAAGAGTGATTCCAGATTActcttggccaaattcaatGAACAGATGGAAAAGCTCTACGACATATTAAAGGCCGTGGAGACAATACGGCTGGCCCCCGTGGTGTTGGAGCCCGAGCCCGCAGAGATCAACCAAAAGGGCAAAACGAAGAATAACACTTCCAATGCTCCGGCTGATGGCGAAG GCAAATGGTCTGGCGAGGCCAGTCGAGGTGGCGGGTTTCGAACCGAGGATCAACACGTCAACATTACGTTCGGCGACAACGCTCAAGATAACCGCGAAGCCGCGAAGGAAGTCCCCATCTGGATCACCGAATCCACCGTCAATCGCGATGAAGACACCCGAACCTCACTTCTGGGCAATGTTCTGGATGACgattcaaattccaatttgccGGGCGTCAGTTCCAATCCGGGCGTGTCCGAAGATCAAAGCGACGAGATCACATCATTGTTGCTTCGTCATGAGAAGCGGAACGCGCAACCCGCATTTGTGCCTCCGGGCAGTGATAGTGACAAGAGTGATGAGAGTGATTTTGAGGATGTGTCTAAATTGGAGCAAGCGGCCAATCCCAATAATGAGGAAGTGGAGATGATGTCAGACGAGGATGACGGCGAATTGCCCACGGTGAGGATAGGCAATGATGAGGTGACAGTGACGGATGTGACTGAGGAACTCATCGCCAAAATGACCGCtgaagagaaggagagatACACCCAAGTGTTCCAGGATTTCTATTCTCATATGTACGAATGA
- the LOC131882019 gene encoding uncharacterized protein LOC131882019: MICVLLVAGHQPQLDWDVKQDISGRYVHLEGVPKALLPGVGGKKILDSWWELIKHRQIFNEVFLVTNADKIKHFERWATASDFPVQNIINDGTTSRETRIGAIADLQLCLKVKKIRNQPIMVIAGDILFQDQKFDLAQVTNFHGTKADGDLAIYYELGNDERIETRGIIEVCPFTNRIVKFWEKPSPDQTISRNASVPFYCFQPDTIAKIDEYLSMFPGRHDLCFGDLLSWLVNDKDHLIYAMKLPSGFQLIGQTTLEDYDAWIQYFTQQEKNDVRTRRISKRAYARVGLVGNPSDGFFGKTISMSIKNFWAEVTISESNKLVLIPHPLCDPTEFGSLADLHGISTKEGYLGGLRLLQATCKKFYHFCSTRGIALGKRNFSLKYDTNIPRQVGLAGSSAIVTATLKCLMAFFRITEKDIPKDIQPQFIMEVEVSELFINAGLQDRVVQVYEGLVFMDFDKDLMGSQGFGLYENLSVQDLPSFFICYSSNGSDSGKIHSDVRKRFDQGDPEVVNAMEAFAELTKKAKRAVQDGNWPCIAQLMKDNFALRRSIYGDTCLGADNIKMVDIGCRFGAACKFPGSGGAVVGLLLDHSRWEEMKSTYEEEGFVFVRVIPNV, encoded by the exons ATGATCTGCGTCTTATTGGTGGCCGGGCATCAACCCCAATTGGATTGGGATGTAAAACAGGATATTTCGGGTCGCTATGTCCATTTAGAGGGGGTACCCAAAGCTCTTTTGCCTGGCGTGGGAGGGAAAAAGATCTTGGATTCTTGGTGGGAACTCATCAAACACAGACAAATCTTCAATGAG GTGTTTCTGGTGACCAATGCTGATAAGATCAAACATTTCGAGCGATGGGCTACAGCGTCGGATTTTCCCGTCCAAAACATCATCAACGACGGGACCACCTCCAGAGAAACCAGAATTGGAGCCATCGCTGATCTTCAGCTATGTCTCAAGGTGAAGAAGATTCGGAATCAACCGATCATGGTCATCGCCGGGGACATTCTCTTCCAG GACCAAAAATTCGACTTGGCTCAAGTGACCAACTTCCACGGCACCAAAGCTGACGGGGACCTTGCCATCTACTACGAGCTTGGCAACGATGAAAGGATTGAAACTCGAGGGATCATTGAAGTCTGTCCCTTTACCAACCGAATCGTCAAGTTTTGGGAGAAACCGTCCCCCGACCAAACCATCTCCAGGAATGCGAGTGTTCCATTCTACTGCTTCCAACCAGACACAATAGCCAAAATTGACGAGTATCTGAGCATGTTCCCGGGACGACACGACCTTTGCTTTGGGGATCTCTTGTCGTGGTTGGTaaatgacaaggatcattTGATCTATGCCATGAAATTGCCCAGTGGGTTCCAACTTATTGGACAAACTACCTTGGAAGATTACGACGCGTGGATTCAGTATTTTACGcagcaagaaaaaaacgatGTTCGCACCAGACGAATATCAAAGCGGGCTTATGCTCGAGTGGGA CTTGTTGGCAATCCATCTGATGGTTTCTTCGGAAAGACAATTTCCATGTCTATCAAGAATTTTTGGGCAGAAGTCACCATATCCGAGAGCAACAAGCTGGTTCTCATCCCACATCCATTATGTGACCCCACAGAGTTTGGAAGTTTAGCTGACTTGCATGGGATCTCTACCAAGGAAGGTTATCTGGGAGGACTTCGACTGCTACAG GCCACTTGTAAAAAgttttatcatttttgctcAACACGAGGAATCGCGCTTGGAAAACGAAATTTCTCATTGAAATATGACACTAACATTCCCCGCCAAGTGGGATTGGCTGGTTCCAGTGCCATCGTGACGGCAACACTTAAGTGTTTAATGGCCTTTTTTCGCATCACGGAGAAGGACATACCCAAGGATATCCAGCCTCAATTCATAATGGAAGTAGAAGTCTCCGAATTGTTCATCAATGCGGGCCTTCAAGATCGCGTGGTCCAAGTGTACGAAGGTCTCGTGTTTATGGACTTCGATAAGGATCTAATGGGATCCCAAGGGTTTGGGTTGTACGAAAACTTGTCGGTTCAGGACTtgccttcttttttcatttgctacTCGAGTAATGGAAGCGATTCAGGCAAGATTCATTCCGATGTGCGGAAAAGATTCGATCAAGGCGATCCAGAGGTTGTGAACGCCATGGAGGCCTTTGCCGAGTTGACAAAGAAAGCCAAGAGAGCGGTTCAAGATGGAAATTGGCCTTGCATCGCTCAATTGATGAAAGACAACTTTGCCCTTAGGCGGTCAATTTACGGAGATACTTGTCTTGGGGCGGATAACATCAAGATGGTTGACATTGGTTGTAGATTTGGAGCGGCTTGCAAATTTCCAG gCAGTGGTGGTGCTGTGGTTGGTCTTTTGTTAGATCATTCACGTTGGGAAGAGATGAAATCCACGTATGAAGAGGAAGGATTTGTGTTTGTGAGAGTGATCCCCAATGTATGA